From Sphaerochaeta sp., a single genomic window includes:
- a CDS encoding endonuclease domain-containing protein — MYQALYDGRILPAVQYPVEQYRLDFAILVGDRKLDIEVDGLMCHRVWGGRYCLSDQIRNRRLRDLGWDVLRFWVYQVRDQTSWCVEQVKAWKEAIH, encoded by the coding sequence TTGTATCAAGCGCTGTACGATGGGAGGATCCTCCCTGCAGTGCAGTATCCGGTGGAGCAATACCGGCTTGATTTTGCCATTCTGGTAGGAGACCGCAAGCTGGACATTGAAGTGGATGGTCTGATGTGCCACCGTGTCTGGGGTGGCCGGTACTGCCTGAGCGACCAGATCCGCAACCGTCGGTTGCGGGACTTGGGATGGGATGTCCTCCGGTTCTGGGTGTATCAGGTTCGGGACCAAACCTCTTGGTGCGTGGAGCAGGTGAAAGCCTGGAAAGAGGCGATCCACTGA